A genome region from Desulfonatronovibrio magnus includes the following:
- a CDS encoding DUF2442 domain-containing protein: protein MSLPARGLNTSAVEVTHVSSYGIWILTDDNELFMPYDEFPWFKDQPLKNVLNVQEQSPGHFYWPEIDVDLTEEIIRHPERFPLKSKVFSSELETQNRP from the coding sequence ATGAGCTTGCCAGCGCGTGGATTAAACACTTCAGCAGTTGAAGTTACTCATGTTTCCAGTTACGGAATCTGGATCTTAACTGACGATAATGAACTTTTCATGCCTTATGATGAATTCCCCTGGTTTAAAGACCAGCCGCTCAAAAATGTCTTGAATGTTCAGGAACAGTCTCCTGGTCATTTTTATTGGCCTGAAATAGACGTTGACCTCACAGAAGAAATTATCAGACATCCAGAACGCTTCCCCCTCAAATCCAAAGTATTTTCTTCAGAGCTGGAAACACAAAACCGACCTTGA
- a CDS encoding SapC family protein translates to MTKLIPVTPKTHKDKRWKPRADYEYVRGSALVPIFNVDIISAAGEMPIVFTKRNESFMPYAVLGYEPDNNLFVDADGKWTGSYVPYALKGYPFQVAYNQNKQPILCVLEGNEQITDKEEGIPLFDENGKLTKQTRDKMNFLLTLEQSRTATAKACQALSKYELIQQFPLVLNIQSKKHKLDGLYSVDSKALGQIPDEGLLELRKADALALAYAQLISRQHASKIARLAEERMDSAEDDTVYEFSLDDKLNI, encoded by the coding sequence ATGACCAAACTGATTCCGGTAACCCCGAAAACACATAAAGATAAACGCTGGAAACCCAGGGCTGATTATGAGTATGTCAGAGGTTCAGCTTTAGTTCCGATATTTAATGTTGATATTATCAGTGCTGCGGGTGAAATGCCCATTGTGTTTACCAAAAGAAATGAATCTTTTATGCCCTACGCAGTGCTGGGCTATGAACCTGACAACAATCTTTTTGTAGATGCAGATGGCAAGTGGACAGGCAGTTATGTTCCCTATGCCCTTAAAGGATATCCTTTTCAGGTGGCGTACAACCAGAACAAACAGCCCATACTTTGTGTTCTTGAAGGAAATGAGCAGATTACAGATAAAGAGGAAGGCATACCCCTTTTTGATGAAAATGGTAAGCTTACCAAACAAACCCGCGACAAAATGAATTTTCTGCTCACTCTGGAACAGAGCCGCACAGCAACAGCCAAGGCCTGCCAGGCACTAAGCAAATACGAACTTATCCAGCAGTTTCCGTTGGTATTAAACATCCAGTCCAAAAAACATAAGCTGGATGGTTTATACAGCGTTGACAGTAAAGCATTGGGGCAGATACCAGATGAAGGCCTGCTTGAACTGCGTAAAGCCGATGCTCTGGCACTTGCCTATGCCCAGCTTATTTCCAGACAGCACGCCTCAAAAATAGCCAGGCTGGCTGAAGAGAGGATGGATTCAGCAGAAGACGATACAGTC